From one Macrobrachium rosenbergii isolate ZJJX-2024 chromosome 52, ASM4041242v1, whole genome shotgun sequence genomic stretch:
- the LOC136833784 gene encoding uncharacterized protein: MRTGGGAPPKPEDEETAKILSIIGDDFDGEENELDCDAVQSTGQPHTVIGIRNDGHECEITFDTQIMGQHTNNSVDSIETPPKLSEFNTAQSTPAGKVSSQKANTSRDTPTSIQLNTTDITSQCTPTPGQSNSTSAQKRRRTAKFTQEASFEASLGMQRKEHQMTMESLRLDIEIKKEKPKKNINEKRRMQTFVSRLIKFGLM, from the exons ATGAGGACAGGTGGGGGTGCTCCTCCAAAGCCTGAAGATGAAGAGACGGCAAAAATTCTTTCTATCATTGGAGATGACTTTGATGGTGAGGAGAATGAACTGGACTGTGATGCAGTTCAGAGTACTG GTCAACCACATACTGTGATTGGAATAAGAAATGATGGGCATGAGTGTGAGATAACATTTGATACTCAAATAATGGGACAGCACACAAACAACTCTGTGGACTCCATTGAAACACCTCCCAAACTCTCAGAATTCAACACAGCACAAAGCACACCAGCTGGCAAAGTCTCCTCACAGAAAGCTAATACTTCAAGAGACACACCCACCTCTATACAGTTAAATACCACAGACATCACATCACAATGCACACCAACACCTGGCCAATCAAATTCCACCTCAGCCCAAAAGCGCCGACGAACTGCTAAGTTCACTCAAGAGGCCAGCTTCGAAGCATCTCTTGGGATGCAGCGAAAGGAACATCAGATGACCATGGAAAGCCTCAGGCTagatattgaaattaaaaaagaaaaaccaaaaaaaaatataaacgagaagaGGAGGATGCAAACCTTCGTCTCCAGGCTCATCAAATTTGGGTTGATGTAG